The Ipomoea triloba cultivar NCNSP0323 chromosome 13, ASM357664v1 genomic interval GGACTaaatctgaaaattttaatagtcatgggctaaatgtgaaaatgatcacctactcgtgggaccaaaagtgaaaatttctttacaataaatataaataataacagTTCACACTTAGCTttacaacaaaatattaaacatataaataataacagTTCACACTTAGCTttacaacaaaatattaaacatataaataataacagTTCACACTTAGCTTTACAACAAATTACTGAACCACCACACCGCCATGTTGGTTCATACAAAGtcattatattatcaaattaaagcacACTCACAACATGTTCTCTGATCCGACCCATGTACTTAATGATAAAATTCGCACTAATTAAATACATTATTGCAgcaagaagaaaaattaaactAGATAAATTGTGATTTGATAACAAAAATCACTCACAACTTGAGCCCTGTCCCTTTGAACTTTTCTTCAACAATTTGATCAAGTCTGGTGGCCATTTCATCTGTTAGATGGTTCCTCCAATCTCCAACCTCACCTTTCCTGAAATACGTATTATTCCCAATTGGAATAACAGGGCCCTTACCAGTCTTGTTAACCTCCAAGTTGCTCAAGCTTTCAAAGCTACAAAGCCTCACAATTCCACCTGCTACACCACCCTCATCTTCCTCCTCAGAAAATGGACACCCCAAGAACGCTGCAATTCGCCTCAACTGAACTTCCGGCTCTTCCTTAATCTCCTCGTACTTCAAGAACAAAACCTTACTAGGATTCTCCAAGCTCTCCTTCCAGTATCCCAACATATGATCCCAAAAAGGCCCATACACACTTGCTCCCCTGCGATATTTGTTGAATGCCTCTGGAAACGGTATAGCTCCCAGGCCTAGAACCTCACCCCTCGACTTATTTGCGTAGTGCCAAAGCGATACCAGCGTGTCTTTCTGATTTCTGCACAGATAAATCAGCTTGCATTTCGACTCCACCACCGATTTTTGTAACAAGGCGTGTGGTAAATGAGTAGACAACAGCCTTACCCCATTATTCAAAGGGAAATTTGGGCTGTTTTctcttgaatatatattttccatGAGGGGGATGAGGCCATGAGGGTTTGTTGTGAGTAAAGGGCTTTGGGTTTCGTGGGAGTACTGTTTTCGAGTGGTCAAGGCAAATACGAGAGCTTTCAACCAAGTGGTGCCGCATTTAGGGAGGGTACAGAGTATAATATCAGAATCTTGAGCCTGGAAGTgttgttggcatctaagagcaCCATACAAGTGATGAGGAGGGATCCAAATCCCTTTGTAGTTATACATATATGGAGCGATCCAACCTTCCTCTCTGGGTAGTGAAATGATGGACTCTCTTAGCTCTTTAGGGTAAGAATTTTCTTGGAGGAATTGATGCATAAATGAGTTTGAGGTTGATATGGATAAAATGCGTACACTGGGTAAACCGGAAAATACGATCTTTATTAACTCAAGGATCAAAACCCGGTACAAGTCAATAAATGCTTAAAAGGCTCGgcgggtcggcagtgggcttccctactgtccgagctctCTAAGTCTTCCTCTCCTCTATCCGGCCAAAGTCCTCCATTTCTCTTATAAACGTTCTATTTATAAGGGAGGAAAAGGGTGCGGATGTCGGACCTCTTGCATGGCGGAGACGTGGCGCTCATGCAACCGCCTCACTCGACACGTAAACGGGGGAAACACGTGGCAGTCATGGGCGTGTGCGTCGGGGTCCATTTAGGGCATTGTCCGGCACGTGGCGTGCCGACCTCTCGGTCCCGCGCCGATCTACCGATCGACCGAGTATAATCAGCCGACCGGGTCCGTATCCTATCCGATCAGACCAAGTATATATACTATCACTTAGCCCCCTCACTCCAGGGCGCGATGAGCGGAAAACGCGAGTGAGCGATTTGGAGTGAAGACTTAAGTTAAGCCGACCTCAACGCTGTTCGCTGTCATGATCCTCTCGTGCGGATGTATCAGGACTCGGTGAGGGTTCACCCACGGCGGAGAACCTCTGGCGGGAAAATTCTCGAAAGCCGAACCGTCTCCGCCGCCGCGGGGGTTTTTTCCTCGCCTATAAAAGGGGGTTCCGCCTCTCGTCGCTCACTTTCATCTTTTCTACTATTCAGAGGTCGGAGCTTCCCGAGCGTAAACAAAGGATAAACGCTGTGTCACATTGCGAAGTCTCTTCTCTCTTCCGCCGGTTAAACCATACTCGGTAAGCCTTCTATCttgtttcttctttcctttttggCAGTCAAACCCCATAGTCTAGGTCGGCACGCTTCCCAGCTGAACCCCAATCCCTTTACTTAAATAGGAATTAGGATGTCAGACTCGGATAGCCAGAACATATCGACTCGGGATTACGACGAAGGCGACGATGCGTTCGGCGAGAGCCCTTCACCTTCAACAGGAGGCTCTACTTTCGACCAGATCGACGAGGTGGAGCACGTCTCCCCAATCGCCGAGGAGAACGAAGGGCCGCTTCGACCTGTAGCTCCTGCCGAAGGTCTCAGCTCGTCAAGCCGGGGCAAATCACCACGAACGGTGGTTTCGAAGACGTTCCCTCGTTTCAGCCCCCATGCCGTGGAGGAGATCAGCGCCTCTCTTGCTCGGAAAGGCGTCCCCCGGAAGCTTCAAGCCTTAGGGCGTGCCTCGAGCCCCGAGGCTTCGTCCCGACCTCGCTCTGTTCCGACCCCGGGCGAAGCGAGTTCGTCGTTGCCGAACCCCGGTCAGTCCTTTACATCGCGCGCTCCTGCGATGACCGGCTCGTCAGATCCGACCCCCGCAGAGCCCGATCAGGCCGCCGACATGCCCTCCGCGGCCCGGAAGAAAATGCTTTTCCTCAATAGCGAGGTCGTTCAGCAGCAACGGTGTCTGCTTACTCGGTCCGAGGTAGATGAAATCCACGCGTTGTTACGCGGTCGGATTTCGTATAAGGTCAGTCGGTCGCTCGGCAATGTCATCGACCGACACGTCGGCGACTGGCTCGGGATCCATCTGGACTCCCTGAAGGCGCCTTTAACCTTCCCCTTCTCTCCTTTCCTTCTGGCCTTCTTGAAGTATTACGAGGTACTTCCGGGGCAGATCATTCCGAACGCACATCGGATGATCGCGTGCTTTCCCCAGATCTGCACTCGGCACGGGCTGATGTGCACGATGGAACTATTCAACTTCCTCTACGCCGTCAGACCCCTCTCGGCCAAGCACGGTGGGGGTTATTTGATGCTTCAATCCCGAGGGCACCATTGCACTCTTACCAACGTGCCCGACAGCAATAAGGGGTGGAAGAACCGAATACTGTCGGTCGAGTATAAGTGGAGGTTGCCGGTCCCCCGAGTGTGGTCCACGCACTTTGCCGCGCACACCTTTCCCAAGCGGACCCGAGCTCTCACCGACGCGGCTGCGAAGATCTCCTCCGAGGTGTATGACTATCTGATCTTCCGCACCCCGGAGAGTTACAAGAGCGCCAACCTCCAACCCCCCGACTATGGCCGCGACGAGAAGTACGAGCCAGTGCCGATCGGGCTCCCAGCTGCCGAAGGTTCTTTGCTGCCAACTCCTTCAGATCGGGGATACAGTCTCGCTATATGAACTAACCCGCTGTTGCTTGTGCAGGTATGTCGTCCGACCGGACATTCATCGCCCCGGCCGCCGCTCCTCGCCCCAAGACGAAGGTAGCCCTCGGCGCGAAGAGGGCCGCTCCAAAGGCACCCGCCGATCCCCCCGCCACTGACGCTCCATCGGGCGGGGGCGCAGCACCCGACCTTCCAGTTGCCCTTGGCCCGAGTCGGCGAGGGAAAGAAAAGCGCCAAGAGGCGGAGATCGAAGAGGTCGTCGCTTTGAAGCGTACGAAGCGCCCCACCAGCGCCCGATCGTCCGACCTGCATGAAGGCCTCCGAGAGAGAGACTCACTCGCCTCCACCCTCGTCGACGGCGTAAGGGATAGGGTCCCCGGCATGGAGACCATCATGGGGTGGTCATGCGACCGGCTCGGCGAGCAGATCGCCGAGGACATCCTCCGGGTAAATTTCTGCCATAGAAATAAATACGTCCTTTTGATCGGGTACAAGCATCTAACTTTCTCTCTTTCAGCTCACACACACGACGACCGACCTCTTTTGTCGGGCTCGGGCATTGGAGAACGTCCGAGAGAAAGAGGTCGTGCCACTCCAGAGGCAGGTCTCCGCCGCCGAGCAGAGGATCCAAGAGCTGGAGAGGAATCTTGCCGCCGCCGAGGACCGGGCGGAGAAAGCCGAGAAGAAGATCGGCGACGCGGAGGGCCGAGCTGAGAAGGCGGAGCGGGCCGAGAAGGAGGCCATCGACAGGATGAGGGATGCCAGCAGCCTCGCTCGGTTTATCTGCTCCGACGAGGCCATTGCCAAGGAATTCCTTACGGCCTTCATCAACACGGAGGTCGGCGACAAGCTTACCTGGGAGTATGGGCAGTGGGCCTTCTCCTCGGGCTGCCGAACCATGCAAGAGCAGGTTCGCACAGCCCTTGCCGAGGGCCTTGAAGAGGCAGATCTCCCGGCCGTGCTGGCCTTGCTCCCCGACGAGGTGGCCGATCCCGGCCCCAGGCCCTACTCTAAGCCAGGCCCCTCGGAGTAGGTTGTAATAGGTTGTACGCGCGGAGCTCGGCCCGCTATGTGCCGAGcatttcaaaacaatttttaatttcaatcctTTAAAGTTTTTAAACCTCGCGTTTCGTTAATCTGTGTGTGATTGGGTAATCAACGTTTATTTCTCCGACCATTGGGCCCTTGCTTCCATCGGCCCAtaaggccataaggtcgattAACCAACGcgatcgggcaccttgctcccgagatgggcatcCTGCTCCCCTCGGCCtagaaggccataaggtcgataGACCAACGTGATCGGGCATCtggctcccgagatgggcaccttgctcccatcggcctagaaggccataaggtcggtagaccaacgtaatcgggcaccttgctcccgagatgggcatcATGCTCCCCTCGGCCtagaaggccataaggtcgataGACCAACGtgatcgggcaccttgctcccgagatgggcacctaaCTCCCATCGGCCtagaaggccataaggtcggttAACCAACGtgatcgggcaccttgctcccgagatgggcaccttgctcccatcggcctagaaggccataaggtcgataGACCAACGtgatcgggcaccttgctcccgagatgggcaccttgctcccatcggcctagaaggccataaggtcggttAACCAACGCAATCGGGCATCcggctcccgagatgggcaccttgctcccatcggcctagaaggccataaggtcgataGACCAACGtgatcgggcaccttgctcccgagatgggcaccttgctcccatcggcctagaaggccataaggtcgataGACCAACGTGATCGGGCACCTtagaaggccataaggtcgataGACCAACGtgatcgggcaccttgctcccgagatgggcatcatgctcccatcggcctagaaggccataaggtcggttAACCAACGCAATCGGGCATCcggctcccgagatgggcaccttgctcccatcggcctagaaggccataaggtcgatgggcaccttgctcccatcggcctagaaggccataaggtcgataGACCAACGtgatcgggcaccttgctcccgagatgggcaccttgctcccatcggcctagaaggccataaggtcgataGACCAACGTGATCGGGCACCTtagaaggccataaggtcgataGACCAACGtgatcgggcaccttgctcccgagatgggcatcatgctcccatcggcctagaaggccataaggtcggttAACCAACGCAATCGGGCATCcggctcccgagatgggcaccttgctcccatcggcctagaaggccataaggtcgatgggcaccttgctcccatcggcctagaaggccataaggtcggtt includes:
- the LOC116003014 gene encoding cytosolic sulfotransferase 12-like, whose product is MHQFLQENSYPKELRESIISLPREEGWIAPYMYNYKGIWIPPHHLYGALRCQQHFQAQDSDIILCTLPKCGTTWLKALVFALTTRKQYSHETQSPLLTTNPHGLIPLMENIYSRENSPNFPLNNGVRLLSTHLPHALLQKSVVESKCKLIYLCRNQKDTLVSLWHYANKSRGEVLGLGAIPFPEAFNKYRRGASVYGPFWDHMLGYWKESLENPSKVLFLKYEEIKEEPEVQLRRIAAFLGCPFSEEEDEGGVAGGIVRLCSFESLSNLEVNKTGKGPVIPIGNNTYFRKGEVGDWRNHLTDEMATRLDQIVEEKFKGTGLKL